The following coding sequences are from one Gossypium hirsutum isolate 1008001.06 chromosome A12, Gossypium_hirsutum_v2.1, whole genome shotgun sequence window:
- the LOC107937857 gene encoding septum-promoting GTP-binding protein 1: MTQFCPRMARHNFRHRVQRRVLVLRRCFCCFWDRLLICSPGKPIRYRMLSRAPTPAVPSAAADGSIIASSRNLMPSPLCHPKDSDLVPLKISLLGDPQIGKTSFLAKYIGDEKDEQGEDHQEKGLNLMDKTFVVQGARIYYSIWEVDGAEKSPDHIPKACQESVAILFMFDLTSRCTLNNVISWYQEARKWNQTAIPILIGTKFDEFIQLPIDLQWTIASQARAYAKAINATLFFSSATYNINVNKIFKFVIAKLFDLPWTVERNLTIGEPIIDF, from the exons ATGACCCAGTTTTGCCCCAGAATGGCTAGACACAACTTTAGGCACAGAGTTCAGCGTCGCGTTTTGGTTTTGCGACGCTGCTTTTGTTGTTTCTGGGACAGACTTCTCATTTGTTCCCCCGGGAAACCTATTAGGTATCGTATGTTATCGCGTGCTCCCACCCCCGCCGTTCCTTCTGCCGCCGCTGACGGCAGTATTATAGCTTCTTCCAGGAACCTAATGCCCTCCCCTTTGTGTCATCCTAAGGACTCCGATTTGGTTCCTTTGAAGATCAGTCTCTTGGGTGATCCTCAAATTGGAAAAACTAGTTTTCTG GCGAAATATATTGGAGATGAGAAAGATGAACAGGGAGAAGACCATCAGGAGAAAGGATTGAATTTGATGGATAAAACATTTGTCGTACAAGGAGCCAGAATATATTACAGCATCTGGGAAGTTGACG GAGCTGAGAAATCTCCGGATCATATTCCAAAGGCTTGCCAAGAATCTGTAGCAATTCTATTCATGTTTGATCTAACAAGCAGATGTACTCTAAACAA TGTCATAAGCTGGTATCAAGAAGCAAGGAAATGGAATCAG ACAGCAATACCAATTTTAATAGGAACCAAATTTGATGAATTCATCCAACTTCCCATTGATTTGCAATGGACGATAGCCAGTCAG GCAAGAGCATATGCAAAGGCTATAAATGCTACACTATTCTTTTCAAGTGCTACATACAACATCAATGTAAACAAGATCTTCAAATTCGTTATTGCCAAGTTATTTGATCTGCCATGGACAGTAGAACGCAATCTTACCATTGGAGAACCCATCATTGATTTCTAA
- the LOC107937862 gene encoding glutamate receptor 3.4 isoform X1, which yields MEEVLLISRFITRSLILLSLWFLCFPPGVVCDTGNVSTSSNSSSKPKVINIGALFTLNSVLGEAAKPAIQAAVDDVNSDPTILNGVQLKLLISDTNCSGFIGTMEALQLMESDVVAAIGPQSSGIAHVISHVVNELHVPLLSFGATDPTLSSMQYPYFLRTTPSDHFQMYAIADIVDYYGWREVIAIFVDDDYGRSGISVLGDALAKKRAKISYKAAFSPGDTESKINDLLVEVNLMESRVYVVHVNPDTGLNIFSVAKALNMMGSGYVWIATDWLPSYLDSKDAVDSNTMNILQGVIALRHYTPDTDLKKSFMSKWNTLKYKGSAGHAGFNSYALYAYDSVWLAAHALDGFLNEGGNLSFSYDPKLHDTNGSMLHLASLRVFNGGEQLLQTLLRMNFTGVSGQIQFDPDKHLVHPAYDVLNIVGTGTRRIGYWSNYSHLSVVPPESLYTKPPNISTGSQHLYSVIWPGDTTSTPRGWVFPNNGQPLRIAVPNRVGYKEFASKDKSPQGVRGYCIDVFEAAISLLPYAVPHTYMLYGDGKRNPSYNELVSRVAQNVYDAAVGDITIVTNRTKIVDFTQPYMESGLVVVAPVKEAKSNPWAFLKPFTAEMWLVTAMFFLFVGAVVWILEHRINSEFRGPPRRQLITICWFSFSTMFFSHRENTVSTLGRMVLIIWLFVVLIINSSYTASLTSILTVQQLTSGIQGIDSLISSTEPIGIQDGSFALNYLVDELNIAQSRIVKLKNPEAYLRALKLGPKKGGVAAIVDELPYVELFLSNTNCLYRIVGPEFTKSGWGFAFQRDSPLAVDMSTAILQLSENGDLQKIHNKWLTHSDCSSQVNQVDENQLSLNSFWGLFLICGIACVLALTIFCCRVFTQYRRFSPEDEESEIETIEPSRSSRRSIRSTSFKQIIDFVDKKEEEIKEMLKRKNSNSNKQQTSIHSFSDGQASSPS from the exons ATGGAGGAGGTCTTGTTGATCTCAAGATTCATTACAAGAAGTTTGATTTTGTTGAGTCTTTGGTTCCTCTGCTTCCCTCCAGGAGTTGTCTGCGACACTGGAAATGTGTCAACTTCTTCAAATTCTTCTTCAAAGCCAAAAGTTATAAACATTGGAGCTTTGTTCACGTTGAATTCAGTACTTGGAGAAGCAGCAAAGCCTGCAATTCAAGCTGCCGTTGATGATGTCAATTCTGATCCCACCATTCTTAATGGGGTACAATTGAAACTCCTCATAAGCGACACAAACTGCAGTGGATTTATTGGAACCATGGAAG CTTTGCAGCTAATGGAAAGTGATGTTGTTGCTGCAATTGGTCCACAATCGTCTGGAATAGCTCATGTCATCTCCCATGTTGTTAATGAGCTTCATGTCCCTCTTCTTTCATTTGGAGCTACAGACCCTACTCTTTCTTCCATGCAGTATCCATATTTCCTCCGTACTACACCAAGCGACCACTTCCAGATGTATGCGATTGCTGATATAGTTGACTATTATGGCTGGAGGGAAGTAATAGCGATATTTGTGGATGATGATTATGGAAGAAGTGGGATTTCTGTTTTGGGTGATGCCCTGGCCAAAAAACGTGCCAAGATTTCTTATAAGGCCGCCTTCAGCCCTGGAGACACCGAAAGTAAGATTAATGACTTGCTTGTGGAGGTTAACCTGATGGAGTCTCGTGTTTATGTAGTTCATGTGAATCCAGATACTGGTCTGAATATCTTTTCTGTTGCTAAGGCTCTTAATATGATGGGTAGTGGCTATGTTTGGATTGCTACAGATTGGCTTCCTTCATACTTAGATTCAAAGGACGCAGTTGATTCCAACACAATGAATATCTTGCAAGGGGTTATTGCTCTCCGCCATTACACCCCTGATACTGATCTCAAGAAGAGTTTTATGTCTAAGTGGAACACCCTAAAATATAAGGGAAGTGCAGGTCATGCAGGTTTCAATTCATATGCGCTTTATGCTTATGATTCGGTTTGGTTGGCTGCACATGCCCTTGATGGTTTTCTCAACGAAGGTGGGAATTTATCTTTCTCTTATGACCCGAAATTGCATGATACAAATGGCAGCATGCTGCATCTAGCATCCCTTCGTGTGTTTAATGGCGGTGAACAACTTCTTCAAACACTTCTGAGGATGAACTTCACTGGTGTAAGTGGACAGATTCAGTTTGATCCGGACAAACATTTAGTTCATCCAGCATATGATGTTCTTAATATTGTGGGAACCGGAACTCGTAGAATTGGTTACTGGTCGAATTATTCTCATCTATCGGTTGTTCCCCCGGAGAGCTTATACACGAAACCTCCCAATATCTCTACTGGCAGTCAACATCTTTACAGTGTAATATGGCCTGGTGATACTACCTCAACACCGAGGGGATGGGTATTCCCTAACAATGGGCAGCCTCTGCGAATCGCTGTCCCCAACCGAGTGGGTTATAAGGAGTTTGCCTCGAAAGACAAGAGTCCTCAGGGTGTAAGAGGATACTGCATTGATGTCTTTGAAGCTGCAATTAGCTTGCTCCCATATGCTGTCCCTCACACATATATGTTATATGGAGATGGTAAAAGAAACCCAAGCTATAATGAACTTGTCAGTAGGGTTGCTCAAAAT GTATATGATGCTGCTGTTGGAGATATTACGATTGTCACGAACAGGACAAAGATTGTAGATTTTACACAGCCTTATATGGAATCTGGACTGGTTGTTGTTGCACCGGTGAAAGAGGCAAAGTCAAACCCTTGGGCATTCCTCAAGCCATTTACTGCAGAAATGTGGCTTGTCACTGCTATGTTCTTTCTTTTTGTTGGAGCTGTAGTGTGGATTCTTGAGCACCGGATAAACAGTGAATTTCGTGGTCCTCCCAGACGACAGCTTATAACAATTTGTTG GTTTAGCTTCTCAACGATGTTTTTCTCGCACA GAGAAAACACAGTGAGCACTTTGGGACGAATGGTGTTGATCATATGGCTATTTGTAGTTCTGATTATTAACTCGAGCTACACTGCTAGTTTGACATCGATACTTACTGTGCAGCAGCTAACATCAGGGATTCAAGGGATTGATAGCTTGATCTCAAGTACTGAACCTATTGGAATCCAAGATGGTTCGTTTGCATTGAACTATTTGGTTGACGAGCTCAATATAGCACAATCTAGGATAGTTAAGTTAAAAAATCCAGAAGCATATCTCAGAGCCCTTAAGCTTGGACCGAAGAAGGGTGGTGTAGCTGCCATCGTTGATGAGCTTCCTTATGTCGAACTCTTCTTATCAAACACCAATTGTTTATACAGGATAGTTGGCCCAGAATTTACAAAGAGCGGATGGGGCTTT GCTTTCCAAAGGGACTCCCCTCTTGCAGTTGATATGTCAACTGCTATCCTCCAACTCTCAGAAAACGGGGATCTCCAGAAAATCCATAACAAATGGCTGACACACAGCGACTGCTCGAGTCAGGTCAACCAAGTGGACGAGAACCAACTTTCCCTTAACAGCTTTTGGGGCCTGTTCCTCATTTGTGGCATTGCTTGCGTACTGGCTCTTACCATATTCTGCTGTAGAGTCTTTACACAGTACCGCAGATTCAGCCCCGAAGATGAGGAAAGTGAGATTGAGACGATCGAACCGTCGAGGTCAAGTCGACGGTCCATCCGCTCAACAAGCTTCAAGCAGATTATTGACTTTGTAGAtaagaaagaagaagagattaAGGAGATGTTGAAGAGAAAGAACAGTAATAGTAATAAACAACAGACTAGCATCCATAGTTTCTCAGATGGTCAAGCAAGTTCACCTTCCTAA
- the LOC107937862 gene encoding glutamate receptor 3.4 isoform X2 translates to MEEVLLISRFITRSLILLSLWFLCFPPGVVCDTGNVSTSSNSSSKPKVINIGALFTLNSVLGEAAKPAIQAAVDDVNSDPTILNGVQLKLLISDTNCSGFIGTMEALQLMESDVVAAIGPQSSGIAHVISHVVNELHVPLLSFGATDPTLSSMQYPYFLRTTPSDHFQMYAIADIVDYYGWREVIAIFVDDDYGRSGISVLGDALAKKRAKISYKAAFSPGDTESKINDLLVEVNLMESRVYVVHVNPDTGLNIFSVAKALNMMGSGYVWIATDWLPSYLDSKDAVDSNTMNILQGVIALRHYTPDTDLKKSFMSKWNTLKYKGSAGHAGFNSYALYAYDSVWLAAHALDGFLNEGGNLSFSYDPKLHDTNGSMLHLASLRVFNGGEQLLQTLLRMNFTGVSGQIQFDPDKHLVHPAYDVLNIVGTGTRRIGYWSNYSHLSVVPPESLYTKPPNISTGSQHLYSVIWPGDTTSTPRGWVFPNNGQPLRIAVPNRVGYKEFASKDKSPQGVRGYCIDVFEAAISLLPYAVPHTYMLYGDGKRNPSYNELVSRVAQNVYDAAVGDITIVTNRTKIVDFTQPYMESGLVVVAPVKEAKSNPWAFLKPFTAEMWLVTAMFFLFVGAVVWILEHRINSEFRGPPRRQLITICWFSFSTMFFSHRENTVSTLGRMVLIIWLFVVLIINSSYTASLTSILTVQQLTSGIQGIDSLISSTEPIGIQDGSFALNYLVDELNIAQSRIVKLKNPEAYLRALKLGPKKGGVAAIVDELPYVELFLSNTNCLYRIVGPEFTKSGWGFLSLSFMVSGFPKGLPSCS, encoded by the exons ATGGAGGAGGTCTTGTTGATCTCAAGATTCATTACAAGAAGTTTGATTTTGTTGAGTCTTTGGTTCCTCTGCTTCCCTCCAGGAGTTGTCTGCGACACTGGAAATGTGTCAACTTCTTCAAATTCTTCTTCAAAGCCAAAAGTTATAAACATTGGAGCTTTGTTCACGTTGAATTCAGTACTTGGAGAAGCAGCAAAGCCTGCAATTCAAGCTGCCGTTGATGATGTCAATTCTGATCCCACCATTCTTAATGGGGTACAATTGAAACTCCTCATAAGCGACACAAACTGCAGTGGATTTATTGGAACCATGGAAG CTTTGCAGCTAATGGAAAGTGATGTTGTTGCTGCAATTGGTCCACAATCGTCTGGAATAGCTCATGTCATCTCCCATGTTGTTAATGAGCTTCATGTCCCTCTTCTTTCATTTGGAGCTACAGACCCTACTCTTTCTTCCATGCAGTATCCATATTTCCTCCGTACTACACCAAGCGACCACTTCCAGATGTATGCGATTGCTGATATAGTTGACTATTATGGCTGGAGGGAAGTAATAGCGATATTTGTGGATGATGATTATGGAAGAAGTGGGATTTCTGTTTTGGGTGATGCCCTGGCCAAAAAACGTGCCAAGATTTCTTATAAGGCCGCCTTCAGCCCTGGAGACACCGAAAGTAAGATTAATGACTTGCTTGTGGAGGTTAACCTGATGGAGTCTCGTGTTTATGTAGTTCATGTGAATCCAGATACTGGTCTGAATATCTTTTCTGTTGCTAAGGCTCTTAATATGATGGGTAGTGGCTATGTTTGGATTGCTACAGATTGGCTTCCTTCATACTTAGATTCAAAGGACGCAGTTGATTCCAACACAATGAATATCTTGCAAGGGGTTATTGCTCTCCGCCATTACACCCCTGATACTGATCTCAAGAAGAGTTTTATGTCTAAGTGGAACACCCTAAAATATAAGGGAAGTGCAGGTCATGCAGGTTTCAATTCATATGCGCTTTATGCTTATGATTCGGTTTGGTTGGCTGCACATGCCCTTGATGGTTTTCTCAACGAAGGTGGGAATTTATCTTTCTCTTATGACCCGAAATTGCATGATACAAATGGCAGCATGCTGCATCTAGCATCCCTTCGTGTGTTTAATGGCGGTGAACAACTTCTTCAAACACTTCTGAGGATGAACTTCACTGGTGTAAGTGGACAGATTCAGTTTGATCCGGACAAACATTTAGTTCATCCAGCATATGATGTTCTTAATATTGTGGGAACCGGAACTCGTAGAATTGGTTACTGGTCGAATTATTCTCATCTATCGGTTGTTCCCCCGGAGAGCTTATACACGAAACCTCCCAATATCTCTACTGGCAGTCAACATCTTTACAGTGTAATATGGCCTGGTGATACTACCTCAACACCGAGGGGATGGGTATTCCCTAACAATGGGCAGCCTCTGCGAATCGCTGTCCCCAACCGAGTGGGTTATAAGGAGTTTGCCTCGAAAGACAAGAGTCCTCAGGGTGTAAGAGGATACTGCATTGATGTCTTTGAAGCTGCAATTAGCTTGCTCCCATATGCTGTCCCTCACACATATATGTTATATGGAGATGGTAAAAGAAACCCAAGCTATAATGAACTTGTCAGTAGGGTTGCTCAAAAT GTATATGATGCTGCTGTTGGAGATATTACGATTGTCACGAACAGGACAAAGATTGTAGATTTTACACAGCCTTATATGGAATCTGGACTGGTTGTTGTTGCACCGGTGAAAGAGGCAAAGTCAAACCCTTGGGCATTCCTCAAGCCATTTACTGCAGAAATGTGGCTTGTCACTGCTATGTTCTTTCTTTTTGTTGGAGCTGTAGTGTGGATTCTTGAGCACCGGATAAACAGTGAATTTCGTGGTCCTCCCAGACGACAGCTTATAACAATTTGTTG GTTTAGCTTCTCAACGATGTTTTTCTCGCACA GAGAAAACACAGTGAGCACTTTGGGACGAATGGTGTTGATCATATGGCTATTTGTAGTTCTGATTATTAACTCGAGCTACACTGCTAGTTTGACATCGATACTTACTGTGCAGCAGCTAACATCAGGGATTCAAGGGATTGATAGCTTGATCTCAAGTACTGAACCTATTGGAATCCAAGATGGTTCGTTTGCATTGAACTATTTGGTTGACGAGCTCAATATAGCACAATCTAGGATAGTTAAGTTAAAAAATCCAGAAGCATATCTCAGAGCCCTTAAGCTTGGACCGAAGAAGGGTGGTGTAGCTGCCATCGTTGATGAGCTTCCTTATGTCGAACTCTTCTTATCAAACACCAATTGTTTATACAGGATAGTTGGCCCAGAATTTACAAAGAGCGGATGGGGCTTT TTGTCATTGTCATTCATGGTTTCAGGCTTTCCAAAGGGACTCCCCTCTTGCAGTTGA
- the LOC107937862 gene encoding glutamate receptor 3.4 isoform X3, whose product MEEVLLISRFITRSLILLSLWFLCFPPGVVCDTGNVSTSSNSSSKPKVINIGALFTLNSVLGEAAKPAIQAAVDDVNSDPTILNGVQLKLLISDTNCSGFIGTMEALQLMESDVVAAIGPQSSGIAHVISHVVNELHVPLLSFGATDPTLSSMQYPYFLRTTPSDHFQMYAIADIVDYYGWREVIAIFVDDDYGRSGISVLGDALAKKRAKISYKAAFSPGDTESKINDLLVEVNLMESRVYVVHVNPDTGLNIFSVAKALNMMGSGYVWIATDWLPSYLDSKDAVDSNTMNILQGVIALRHYTPDTDLKKSFMSKWNTLKYKGSAGHAGFNSYALYAYDSVWLAAHALDGFLNEGGNLSFSYDPKLHDTNGSMLHLASLRVFNGGEQLLQTLLRMNFTGVSGQIQFDPDKHLVHPAYDVLNIVGTGTRRIGYWSNYSHLSVVPPESLYTKPPNISTGSQHLYSVIWPGDTTSTPRGWVFPNNGQPLRIAVPNRVGYKEFASKDKSPQGVRGYCIDVFEAAISLLPYAVPHTYMLYGDGKRNPSYNELVSRVAQNVYDAAVGDITIVTNRTKIVDFTQPYMESGLVVVAPVKEAKSNPWAFLKPFTAEMWLVTAMFFLFVGAVVWILEHRINSEFRGPPRRQLITICWRKHSEHFGTNGVDHMAICSSDY is encoded by the exons ATGGAGGAGGTCTTGTTGATCTCAAGATTCATTACAAGAAGTTTGATTTTGTTGAGTCTTTGGTTCCTCTGCTTCCCTCCAGGAGTTGTCTGCGACACTGGAAATGTGTCAACTTCTTCAAATTCTTCTTCAAAGCCAAAAGTTATAAACATTGGAGCTTTGTTCACGTTGAATTCAGTACTTGGAGAAGCAGCAAAGCCTGCAATTCAAGCTGCCGTTGATGATGTCAATTCTGATCCCACCATTCTTAATGGGGTACAATTGAAACTCCTCATAAGCGACACAAACTGCAGTGGATTTATTGGAACCATGGAAG CTTTGCAGCTAATGGAAAGTGATGTTGTTGCTGCAATTGGTCCACAATCGTCTGGAATAGCTCATGTCATCTCCCATGTTGTTAATGAGCTTCATGTCCCTCTTCTTTCATTTGGAGCTACAGACCCTACTCTTTCTTCCATGCAGTATCCATATTTCCTCCGTACTACACCAAGCGACCACTTCCAGATGTATGCGATTGCTGATATAGTTGACTATTATGGCTGGAGGGAAGTAATAGCGATATTTGTGGATGATGATTATGGAAGAAGTGGGATTTCTGTTTTGGGTGATGCCCTGGCCAAAAAACGTGCCAAGATTTCTTATAAGGCCGCCTTCAGCCCTGGAGACACCGAAAGTAAGATTAATGACTTGCTTGTGGAGGTTAACCTGATGGAGTCTCGTGTTTATGTAGTTCATGTGAATCCAGATACTGGTCTGAATATCTTTTCTGTTGCTAAGGCTCTTAATATGATGGGTAGTGGCTATGTTTGGATTGCTACAGATTGGCTTCCTTCATACTTAGATTCAAAGGACGCAGTTGATTCCAACACAATGAATATCTTGCAAGGGGTTATTGCTCTCCGCCATTACACCCCTGATACTGATCTCAAGAAGAGTTTTATGTCTAAGTGGAACACCCTAAAATATAAGGGAAGTGCAGGTCATGCAGGTTTCAATTCATATGCGCTTTATGCTTATGATTCGGTTTGGTTGGCTGCACATGCCCTTGATGGTTTTCTCAACGAAGGTGGGAATTTATCTTTCTCTTATGACCCGAAATTGCATGATACAAATGGCAGCATGCTGCATCTAGCATCCCTTCGTGTGTTTAATGGCGGTGAACAACTTCTTCAAACACTTCTGAGGATGAACTTCACTGGTGTAAGTGGACAGATTCAGTTTGATCCGGACAAACATTTAGTTCATCCAGCATATGATGTTCTTAATATTGTGGGAACCGGAACTCGTAGAATTGGTTACTGGTCGAATTATTCTCATCTATCGGTTGTTCCCCCGGAGAGCTTATACACGAAACCTCCCAATATCTCTACTGGCAGTCAACATCTTTACAGTGTAATATGGCCTGGTGATACTACCTCAACACCGAGGGGATGGGTATTCCCTAACAATGGGCAGCCTCTGCGAATCGCTGTCCCCAACCGAGTGGGTTATAAGGAGTTTGCCTCGAAAGACAAGAGTCCTCAGGGTGTAAGAGGATACTGCATTGATGTCTTTGAAGCTGCAATTAGCTTGCTCCCATATGCTGTCCCTCACACATATATGTTATATGGAGATGGTAAAAGAAACCCAAGCTATAATGAACTTGTCAGTAGGGTTGCTCAAAAT GTATATGATGCTGCTGTTGGAGATATTACGATTGTCACGAACAGGACAAAGATTGTAGATTTTACACAGCCTTATATGGAATCTGGACTGGTTGTTGTTGCACCGGTGAAAGAGGCAAAGTCAAACCCTTGGGCATTCCTCAAGCCATTTACTGCAGAAATGTGGCTTGTCACTGCTATGTTCTTTCTTTTTGTTGGAGCTGTAGTGTGGATTCTTGAGCACCGGATAAACAGTGAATTTCGTGGTCCTCCCAGACGACAGCTTATAACAATTTGTTG GAGAAAACACAGTGAGCACTTTGGGACGAATGGTGTTGATCATATGGCTATTTGTAGTTCTGATTATTAA
- the LOC107937862 gene encoding glutamate receptor 3.4 isoform X4, translating to MEEVLLISRFITRSLILLSLWFLCFPPGVVCDTGNVSTSSNSSSKPKVINIGALFTLNSVLGEAAKPAIQAAVDDVNSDPTILNGVQLKLLISDTNCSGFIGTMEALQLMESDVVAAIGPQSSGIAHVISHVVNELHVPLLSFGATDPTLSSMQYPYFLRTTPSDHFQMYAIADIVDYYGWREVIAIFVDDDYGRSGISVLGDALAKKRAKISYKAAFSPGDTESKINDLLVEVNLMESRVYVVHVNPDTGLNIFSVAKALNMMGSGYVWIATDWLPSYLDSKDAVDSNTMNILQGVIALRHYTPDTDLKKSFMSKWNTLKYKGSAGHAGFNSYALYAYDSVWLAAHALDGFLNEGGNLSFSYDPKLHDTNGSMLHLASLRVFNGGEQLLQTLLRMNFTGVSGQIQFDPDKHLVHPAYDVLNIVGTGTRRIGYWSNYSHLSVVPPESLYTKPPNISTGSQHLYSVIWPGDTTSTPRGWVFPNNGQPLRIAVPNRVGYKEFASKDKSPQGVRGYCIDVFEAAISLLPYAVPHTYMLYGDGKRNPSYNELVSRVAQNVYDAAVGDITIVTNRTKIVDFTQPYMESGLVVVAPVKEAKSNPWAFLKPFTAEMWLVTAMFFLFVGAVVWILEHRINSEFRGPPRRQLITICWLGFVMTLYGCC from the exons ATGGAGGAGGTCTTGTTGATCTCAAGATTCATTACAAGAAGTTTGATTTTGTTGAGTCTTTGGTTCCTCTGCTTCCCTCCAGGAGTTGTCTGCGACACTGGAAATGTGTCAACTTCTTCAAATTCTTCTTCAAAGCCAAAAGTTATAAACATTGGAGCTTTGTTCACGTTGAATTCAGTACTTGGAGAAGCAGCAAAGCCTGCAATTCAAGCTGCCGTTGATGATGTCAATTCTGATCCCACCATTCTTAATGGGGTACAATTGAAACTCCTCATAAGCGACACAAACTGCAGTGGATTTATTGGAACCATGGAAG CTTTGCAGCTAATGGAAAGTGATGTTGTTGCTGCAATTGGTCCACAATCGTCTGGAATAGCTCATGTCATCTCCCATGTTGTTAATGAGCTTCATGTCCCTCTTCTTTCATTTGGAGCTACAGACCCTACTCTTTCTTCCATGCAGTATCCATATTTCCTCCGTACTACACCAAGCGACCACTTCCAGATGTATGCGATTGCTGATATAGTTGACTATTATGGCTGGAGGGAAGTAATAGCGATATTTGTGGATGATGATTATGGAAGAAGTGGGATTTCTGTTTTGGGTGATGCCCTGGCCAAAAAACGTGCCAAGATTTCTTATAAGGCCGCCTTCAGCCCTGGAGACACCGAAAGTAAGATTAATGACTTGCTTGTGGAGGTTAACCTGATGGAGTCTCGTGTTTATGTAGTTCATGTGAATCCAGATACTGGTCTGAATATCTTTTCTGTTGCTAAGGCTCTTAATATGATGGGTAGTGGCTATGTTTGGATTGCTACAGATTGGCTTCCTTCATACTTAGATTCAAAGGACGCAGTTGATTCCAACACAATGAATATCTTGCAAGGGGTTATTGCTCTCCGCCATTACACCCCTGATACTGATCTCAAGAAGAGTTTTATGTCTAAGTGGAACACCCTAAAATATAAGGGAAGTGCAGGTCATGCAGGTTTCAATTCATATGCGCTTTATGCTTATGATTCGGTTTGGTTGGCTGCACATGCCCTTGATGGTTTTCTCAACGAAGGTGGGAATTTATCTTTCTCTTATGACCCGAAATTGCATGATACAAATGGCAGCATGCTGCATCTAGCATCCCTTCGTGTGTTTAATGGCGGTGAACAACTTCTTCAAACACTTCTGAGGATGAACTTCACTGGTGTAAGTGGACAGATTCAGTTTGATCCGGACAAACATTTAGTTCATCCAGCATATGATGTTCTTAATATTGTGGGAACCGGAACTCGTAGAATTGGTTACTGGTCGAATTATTCTCATCTATCGGTTGTTCCCCCGGAGAGCTTATACACGAAACCTCCCAATATCTCTACTGGCAGTCAACATCTTTACAGTGTAATATGGCCTGGTGATACTACCTCAACACCGAGGGGATGGGTATTCCCTAACAATGGGCAGCCTCTGCGAATCGCTGTCCCCAACCGAGTGGGTTATAAGGAGTTTGCCTCGAAAGACAAGAGTCCTCAGGGTGTAAGAGGATACTGCATTGATGTCTTTGAAGCTGCAATTAGCTTGCTCCCATATGCTGTCCCTCACACATATATGTTATATGGAGATGGTAAAAGAAACCCAAGCTATAATGAACTTGTCAGTAGGGTTGCTCAAAAT GTATATGATGCTGCTGTTGGAGATATTACGATTGTCACGAACAGGACAAAGATTGTAGATTTTACACAGCCTTATATGGAATCTGGACTGGTTGTTGTTGCACCGGTGAAAGAGGCAAAGTCAAACCCTTGGGCATTCCTCAAGCCATTTACTGCAGAAATGTGGCTTGTCACTGCTATGTTCTTTCTTTTTGTTGGAGCTGTAGTGTGGATTCTTGAGCACCGGATAAACAGTGAATTTCGTGGTCCTCCCAGACGACAGCTTATAACAATTTGTTG GCTTGGATTTGTTATGACTCTGTATGGTTGCTGTTGA